TCTCAAATTCTATGTACGAATCCCAAGCCCCTGTTGCAGGTTCCAACGAAATCCATTTATTGTACAACGCTCTGACAACATCCCAGTTCTCTAAAGactcttcaagaaatagGTACTGGTACCATAGTTTATCCACTCTAGGTAGAGTTGAAACTGCTCTTTCCAGTAAGTTCCTGGCGTGATTCACATATTTGTTCTTTAATTCCGATGTAATATACCGTATCCACAACGGAACAAAACTCGAATCTACCAACAGCGCCCTTTCGAAAACTGATCTGGCTCTTTGGAAATCATGTTGGTCCACCTCCCAAAGAGCGTACCGCATCCATTGACCCATGTCAAGCCTATTCCTCTTCAAACATGACTCATATTCCGTTCTCTTTCTAAGCTGGTAACtcttcaactcttccaGATCAATAATGTCTACCTTAGGGACGGGTTTCAACACCTTTTTCTGCGAAAAGGCATCAGATAAGATTGTATTTGCGGTAATCTGATTATCTGCAGTGGCCATCTTTTCTCTTACTGCTTTCAGTTCTGTACTTTCCTTCGGTCATTAACATGAAGATGTTATATGTCAAATTCAAGTGgtaaaaaaatacagagATGAGCCAACTTGCATCCTaatgttgctgttgaaacgAGATCAGGGCACAAGCAGTGGCAAAGATTACCTCAATTGCATTTTGTTGCATAGGTTTTACCTTACTATTAAGTAAAGTAATGTGATGCTTCCCAGCAGGGAACCATGCTATAAAACGGTGAAGAACGTTTTTCCCCAGTCGCGGTAAATTAGACGCCTAAATATTTAAAAGAACTAgagaggaagaaaatataACATATACAACATCACAGCTGAAACAGTCGCTTGATGAACTGAACCAAATCCGTCAACTCGTTTGGTGACATAGAATGCTCCAGTCCCTTGTAAGTGTGTAGCTCGTAGTTTTGGAACCCAAGACGATTTACCATAAAATCCCTGGCCTCTTGGcctttcttcaaagatacAACAGGGTCAGACTCACCGTGCCCGTGGAATATGGGTGTTGTTTTGTTCAGATCGTTTGATGGTAGTTTGTCCCATAATTCTTTCTCTGCTGGGGAAACGAAACCAGACAACGAGATGAACCCACCTatctttttggaaagaCATGCAGCCGCCCCTAATGCAATGGCAGCACCTTGTGAAAACCCACCAAGTATGATGTTACTCGCAGGAATACCGTTGTTCAGCTCCTTTTGGATGTATTTAGGTACCAACGTGAGCAGAGTCTTTTGGAACCCAGCAACAtcaaatttcttcatttcAGGATCCCATTCCAGAAGGTCAAACCAACCAGTCATTGGAACACCACCGTTTGCAGTGATAGGTGTTATAGGTGCCGTTGGAAACACAAAATCCATAGATTGGAATTCAGGCATCTCACGTAATTGGGTTGCTAAGAAACCCCAACCCTCGCCTGTGTCGCCTAGACCGTGCATAAATATCAAAGTGTGTGTTGCAGGCTTCACCTTACTACCATATCTAATTAATTGAGACATGTGTGTGTCGTCACTTGTTGGTTTGCAGGATGCCTCTATAGAACGTTCGTTGTATAGTGTGAAGCCTAAAAAATTAACAGTGATTTCATAATCATAATGAGAGAATTGTCAAGGGAAAAGAGTCGCTATCATGACTATACTTCCCGAAAACATCGAACTGTTGACAACCCACGAGCTCAACGACCTACTTCTAAACCACAACGATGAGCTAACAAAACTCTGTTCCAAGAGCCAAATTGGGGAAGTACAACGTATTCTGCAATCGGTGAGTTCAGATAAAGAAGCATTGATAGCGTTGAAGGATCAATTTACTACGCtagaggaaaagaagataAAGCTCGGGAACGATGTATCAGAGTTAGAGAGGGTTAAGATGGAGTATATGAAGAAATGGCAAGATACGGACACGCTTTATAAAAATGCGTACAGTGAAACAGCCTTTAAGAGGGCGTTACAAGATCAAGTCAAGGCGTGTGAGGAGGAGTCTAACGAAACTGAATCGTTACTATATTCtaaaactggaaaattGACTGGGAATGAACTTGACAGCTGGCTATCTAAATTCCAGGAACAGCGACACCAATATCATTACTTGAATGAGCAGCTAACCACATGGGAGGCACAAGgaatgttgaaaaaatagCACACCCATTGTAGTACTTTAAACGTTCCTATATAAACGATATTCTATCTCTATCTTGTTCCAAATAATACGGAACAGTGTGTATATAAAGTCATAGCCTCGCAATTCAGTGCAAACGAAAGATTATTGCTCCGTTGAATCTCGATCTTGAAGATGTTCTTGGTTATTGTTTTCAACGCCATGTCCTTCGTCATCGTTTGAACGAGGTTGGTCTCGGTTCTCAAGTCCAGAGTTTGTTCTGGTTCCTCTTGAATCTGTTGCTGCTTGTAAAGGCACGTTGGGACTATTGGCATCGTTGGCATGGAAAACATCGTTAGCGCCAAGATGATATGTAGAAACAGACCCGTCACCATTTCTTTGACTTGCAACACCACTGTTGAACAGTGTTTCGTTGTTATTGTTCAGGCCACCCCTCATAAACATGCGAGTAAAATTGTTACCTAATCTGAAAGGACCGTTGGTGTCATGTGATGCCTCTGCAGTACCTGGTTGGTCACTAGAACCATACTCTCCAACAGGTTGTGAGGCTCTCCTGTCCTCGGCCTCATCCTCGCGAGCGTATTCTACACCTTGAAAGAATGATTGAAATATTCTTCTAAATCTATCATATGGACTCTGCTCCGCTTGTGCACCATTCCCACCTGTTTCTCCAGTGGCTGTAGTATCACCAACCGACGAAGATGTAGACGGGTCTATGCTTCTTTGGGGATCAGAAGCAACTCTACCGTCACCGTTTGCTGATCCTGCCGTTCTTTCCGAATTTTCAGCAACGGGGCCACCAGTGCGTAGGAAATTGGGTCTGATAAATATAATGCTTGGTCCTCCTCCAAACAGCGGAGCCGTGACGCCTGGATTTTGTGGCGTCCCCGGTGTTGTGTTATTTGTGTTGGTTCCCGCACCGTTTGCATCGTTTTCTGCTGTCGTCTCATTGTTAGCGTTGGCGTCACCGCCAGGCGCAGCGGGACCGTTTGTTTGGTTTTGGTTGTACAACATATCTCCCaatctttggaaaattGCCGGGTCAAACAAGTGTTCTCTATTTGCCTCATTCAGTGGATTGTTTTGGCTGGCATCATTCCGATCTATCACAACGATCGCCTTTCTACACAGCGGACATGAATTTTCCAAGTGTGACCACTTGAATATGCAATCCCTACCAAAAATATGCCCGCAGGGTAGTTTCGTAGGAGAGTGTAGGTATGTTGgctgttcttcctctgGTGATGACTCTTGATTGTTGGGGTTACCTCCCCACAATGATTCTTGCCCGTTCGTATTAGATGTTTGAGGATTTTCTTCCGTCGACGTGTTCTGGTCATCACGGTGAACCGTTTGGTGTTCTCCATCCACAACTGGTGTCCGTTGCGTAGCGGTTACGCTTGAGGCCGCAGCATGCCCGCCTGTTGTCACCCCTGTTCCAGGTGTCGGTATCGTTGTCTCCGAATCTCTTACgattcttcttttcttttccttaATGCCAGCTGATACAGtgtcgtcctcctctgacCTCGCTTCTTTTATCTTCTCTAGTGGTTCGATATCCGGCTCTTCGACGTACGTCTCGAAACAAATGGCACATCCCGTATCCAGTTGTTCTTCGGTCAACTCGCACAGTTTCAGGACAGGCAATTCCTCAAATTGTTCCCTCGAGATACCCTTCGGGTGTCCCGCAAAGTCATTAAATCGTCTCATAGTAAGTTCTGTGGCTATTGTGATTATATTTTCCAGTGTAGAGCGCGGCGTTGAATTCGGTACGTCCCTAAAGGAGAGAATCAACGCTGCATTAGGTATTGTCCGCGCTCTCATCTGGGGGGCGCTGTCCTGATTTGCTGGACCAGTTCCATCAGGTGCCATAGATGCAGAAGCGGGAGATGCAGAGGCACcatcagcagcagtagtagcagCGTCAGTAGAAGGATCTGGGCCAGTGGGGTTCTGCGCCAAGTTGGGATTTTCCCCAGCGTTAGCGGGAGTATGCGGATTCCCTAAAGTGAAGGGCAGCGGGAACGAATACTGTATCGATACTGTGATGTCTTGAGTCCCACCATTATTATTCGTATTGGGAGCAGGAGTGGTGCTATTCACGTTCTGATCTGGATTACCGTTCGAGTCACCAATAGCGTCATTTCTGGCGTTGGAGCCAGTAGAGTCACCTGGCGGTTGACTGTTATTCCCCGTATTGCGATCCATTTCCCTGCTGTCGGTTAAAGTCAGCGGGACCACCTTGCGTTACAGATGTGGACACTTAGGCCAGAGTGGTTTAACCTCATTAGTAACAAATTGAATATTTCGTCAGAGGTCAAAAAAAGCcatacaaaaaataaaacgTCATGTGAGAGCACTGTGGTTAACACAGTCAGAAAGTGGAATTGCCAAAGGCTGGTTCTTCGTCTAAGAAGAGTACGCTCACTCTTCCATGCTGAAATATGTAGAGTTTTAGAATGGGTGAAATATACGTAGGTCAGACGAACTATAAAGAAGCAAGCAAAATGTTTGATCAACTAAGATGCTTATTTAATCAGAAGAGGACAAAGATGTCAAAGAGAACCGCGAGTAAGAATAGTGATTAAAGCGCGAAGGGATGCAAGAGGCACACACTCAATCTACTTATATGTGATTGTAAGATCTTGGGTATCTTTGTTAATCGTAGTATGCAGAACAGCGGAGCGACCGCTCACTTAGTAAAGGAACGAACAGCAGAACGCAGCGGCAGCCATGATCCAGCCGTGGTTCCCGCTCAGCGCAATGGCATCATTCCGTCTGACCGTAGTGGTGCCCGTGGTGCCCGTGGTCTGGGTACTCGTGCTCGTAGCGGTGGATGTGCGGCGCGTGACTGTCTGCGTGACGACCCCGGATCCACTGACACTGCTGATAAGGACGGCCGTCTCGTGTGGGTTCAATGTGAAAATGTTGCCGCCCGTGGTGACTGTCCCAACGGAGGTGGACCATGTACTGGAGTAATCTGGAGCTCTCTGTGCGCTTGGGATGCCCGCAGACCCAGTGACGATATCAATCTTTGCGTCGCTGTCCGAGACGCCGAATTTGGCCTGTGCGAGTCCGATCTGTAAGTTTTCAAGGTCGTAGACGACGTACGCGTCCGTTAAAAATGTGTCCCCCAAGATGGCCGTGTTCGAGTCCCTTGGGAAGAGCCCCAGGATGCACAGTGTTTGGCTTGCTTGGACGATGTAGTTTGTCAGGTTTGAGTTGATGTGGAACCCGCCGAAGTCGTAGACGAGATGCATGTTTTCCGGGACGTTGCTACAGGGCAGCACGTACTGTCCGAACCTGGCGGACATGGAGGCCCCCAATTGTTGAGCGATCTGCGAGACGATGTTTGATGGCAAGTACGTCATAGTGGTCCCCGAGTCGAGCAATGCTGGCATTTTCGTTGATGTGATGGTGACCTCGTCGCCGTTGGATTCCGAGCTGGAGAGGCCGATCCCCTGCAGAGTGATGTCAAACTGGATCGGTGTCGTGTACCCGTACGACTGCAGTCTGTTGATGATCGGTAGAGTGTACATACTCCCCGTGTATTTCGAGTGGTCGACTGCTCCGAACAAGATACTCCCACGCTCCTCTTCTAGGTCGTTCAAGTACAGGGAGTACAGTGCGCTCTGCGTGGCCCCTGAGTTCTTGAGCACCTGTGGGAAGTTCGCGTAAGTGTAGGGGCGAGACCCGCTGTTTGTAGTCTCCAGACCGGGGAGCCCAATACCCATGACCCCGACGGTGGAATTAGTGCGGTTCGCCACTGCGAACGAGACGCCCGTGACGTTGACGTCCTGCAGATGCAAGTGGTCCTGGCCCCAAACACCGCTCGCGAAAGTGGTATCCCCGTACGTGATGTAGAAGGGCGGCGCCGAGGAGTTCTGCGACCACGTGGACGAGTCCTCCAAACTGAAGGTCCCGTACTCGGAGCAGTCTACTCTGTCCCTCCTCGGGATACTGTCCGCACCGGACCCAGAATACGTCAAACAGTACGGGTTATCCGCACCCGTGATCCAAAGATCGCTGGACCCAGTATCCACGAGCACAGTGACGTTCTGTGCGGGCGTCCCGACGTCCAGCTCGacagagaagaagctcTGCTGGTTCGTGAGCGTGATCTCCTCGTACCCAGTGTTCCTCTTAGCGAGCCTCATCTGCGGCCGCTGCCACTTGGTAGCGCCGGCGTAATTGTCGCCGAATTTTTTCTCGAACCGCATCCCTACATAATCCTTCGCTGCAGCACAAACCGCGACCAGCGGGAACAGAACGGACGGGGCAAGCAACAtggtgtgtgtgtgtgtgtgtgtgtgtgtgtgactCTTACGGTATACACCAAATCTAGCTACATTCACCGTCCCCACTCTCCCCCGTCGATATATAGCGCACCCTATATATACTCTGCATCGGCTGAACTGCGCCTGCGCGCCCACAGCCTTTTTTCCGAGTGCCTCCAGGCGGAGTCCCTAATATCTCGCTGCTGAGCCCTTTGCACGTCACCGCGCGGCCCCCCTCTACGGCCTCCCCTCGCCCTCGCCCTTCAGAGGCTCCCCTCTCTGCCACCCGCACCCGCAGCGGAATAGGAGTCCCTCCTCCCTCTGCGGGTGCGGGCCCTTCACTGCGAGATTTTGCGCTCAGCGGGCGGTTCCAGCAACGCCCAGATGCCGTCCGCCGCGGCGCCGAACCCGTCGTTTCCCGCGGAAGACGCCGCCGCCGCCCCCGTCACGTGGCCCTTGTGTTCGCAGCCTCGTTGCGCGAGTTCGGTGGGGAACTCTGGGTGGCCCTGGAACGTGAGCAGTCGCCCCGGCGTGTACAGGCCCTGGATGGCGCACAGTGGGGAGGCCCCCCAGTTGGCGGTGCCCTGTGGTGTGTCGAACACCGCGTCCGTGTGGAGCATCGACAGGTCCAGGGACTCGCGGTGGAACAGCGAGCGGCCGAGTGCAGTGAGCGTGACGCGGGAGACACCGCCTTCGAAGCCGAGTGGGTTGCGCCCCACGCGGGCGCCGAGGGCGTGTGCCGCGATCTGGTGTCCGAAACAGATCCCGACGAGTGGTGGTGCGGCTGTCGCGGTGAGTAACCTGCGTACGAACTTGCGTAGTTCGACAATCCACCGGGTCTCCGTGTCGAAGGAATCGTATCGGGATCCAGTGATCAGTACGCCGCAGTAATCCTCGTGGGAAAGTATGTAGTCTAGCGAGGGAAGTGCCCCGCCGTATGCGTCGTACACTTCGTAGCCGTACTCGTGCGTACTGTCTGCGGGTTTTGTATCCTGTAGAAGCTTTATTGCCAGTTCATCGAAGGTCCCGTAGGGGCCCGTCCACTCTGCAGGATGGTCAGTGTGTAGAATCACAATCTTCCTCATCGTGTTAGCCATGGGGGGGAGGGTTGTGGGTCTTGCAATTGAGTCTGCGATAAGGCTCATCTCATGGgattgaacaaaaaaaatacttaCTTACGCCCAAATTGTGTTACTAAACTAGCCAAACGAAAAATGCAATTTCTCTGAGGGGAGGCTAACTTAACTTGTACTCCCCTTCAGGTGTTTGTTGTAACAGATGAGTGCTCTGTACATTGTAGTCCAAGTACCCCTGTAATTGCAACATCGTCACAGTCTCTTGGTATCGTATCGTCGCAGGTACTGTAGCGGCAAGGTACTCGTGTATCTCAGCACATGACAATGTACCAAGACTTTCTAGCATTCCTCTAATGAAGGTCCATACAACACCGTCAAGAAACTCTCTCGTGCTTGCCTCTAGCGGGGTGCCTCGGTTGGGTGGCGGCCCAGTTTCCGACGTGGACTCGTAGTACCCACTACTACTCAATCTCAACAACCCTGCATTCACCCAGTATGTTAACGAGGTCTGTACATCCGCAATATCCATACCGCACAGTTCACAGAGCTCCGTGGG
This DNA window, taken from Huiozyma naganishii CBS 8797 chromosome 7, complete genome, encodes the following:
- the SRN2 gene encoding ESCRT-I subunit protein SRN2 (similar to Saccharomyces cerevisiae SRN2 (YLR119W); ancestral locus Anc_8.315): MTILPENIELLTTHELNDLLLNHNDELTKLCSKSQIGEVQRILQSVSSDKEALIALKDQFTTLEEKKIKLGNDVSELERVKMEYMKKWQDTDTLYKNAYSETAFKRALQDQVKACEEESNETESLLYSKTGKLTGNELDSWLSKFQEQRHQYHYLNEQLTTWEAQGMLKK
- the KNAG0G02410 gene encoding pepsin-like aspartic protease (similar to Saccharomyces cerevisiae MKC7 (YDR144C) and YPS1 (YLR120C); ancestral locus Anc_8.318) — translated: MLLAPSVLFPLVAVCAAAKDYVGMRFEKKFGDNYAGATKWQRPQMRLAKRNTGYEEITLTNQQSFFSVELDVGTPAQNVTVLVDTGSSDLWITGADNPYCLTYSGSGADSIPRRDRVDCSEYGTFSLEDSSTWSQNSSAPPFYITYGDTTFASGVWGQDHLHLQDVNVTGVSFAVANRTNSTVGVMGIGLPGLETTNSGSRPYTYANFPQVLKNSGATQSALYSLYLNDLEEERGSILFGAVDHSKYTGSMYTLPIINRLQSYGYTTPIQFDITLQGIGLSSSESNGDEVTITSTKMPALLDSGTTMTYLPSNIVSQIAQQLGASMSARFGQYVLPCSNVPENMHLVYDFGGFHINSNLTNYIVQASQTLCILGLFPRDSNTAILGDTFLTDAYVVYDLENLQIGLAQAKFGVSDSDAKIDIVTGSAGIPSAQRAPDYSSTWSTSVGTVTTGGNIFTLNPHETAVLISSVSGSGVVTQTVTRRTSTATSTSTQTTGTTGTTTVRRNDAIALSGNHGWIMAAAAFCCSFLY
- the KNAG0G02420 gene encoding putative amidotransferase (similar to Saccharomyces cerevisiae YLR126C; ancestral locus Anc_8.320), with the protein product MANTMRKIVILHTDHPAEWTGPYGTFDELAIKLLQDTKPADSTHEYGYEVYDAYGGALPSLDYILSHEDYCGVLITGSRYDSFDTETRWIVELRKFVRRLLTATAAPPLVGICFGHQIAAHALGARVGRNPLGFEGGVSRVTLTALGRSLFHRESLDLSMLHTDAVFDTPQGTANWGASPLCAIQGLYTPGRLLTFQGHPEFPTELAQRGCEHKGHVTGAAAASSAGNDGFGAAADGIWALLEPPAERKISQ
- the SAN1 gene encoding ubiquitin-protein ligase SAN1 (similar to Saccharomyces cerevisiae SAN1 (YDR143C); ancestral locus Anc_8.317), producing the protein MDRNTGNNSQPPGDSTGSNARNDAIGDSNGNPDQNVNSTTPAPNTNNNGGTQDITVSIQYSFPLPFTLGNPHTPANAGENPNLAQNPTGPDPSTDAATTAADGASASPASASMAPDGTGPANQDSAPQMRARTIPNAALILSFRDVPNSTPRSTLENIITIATELTMRRFNDFAGHPKGISREQFEELPVLKLCELTEEQLDTGCAICFETYVEEPDIEPLEKIKEARSEEDDTVSAGIKEKKRRIVRDSETTIPTPGTGVTTGGHAAASSVTATQRTPVVDGEHQTVHRDDQNTSTEENPQTSNTNGQESLWGGNPNNQESSPEEEQPTYLHSPTKLPCGHIFGRDCIFKWSHLENSCPLCRKAIVVIDRNDASQNNPLNEANREHLFDPAIFQRLGDMLYNQNQTNGPAAPGGDANANNETTAENDANGAGTNTNNTTPGTPQNPGVTAPLFGGGPSIIFIRPNFLRTGGPVAENSERTAGSANGDGRVASDPQRSIDPSTSSSVGDTTATGETGGNGAQAEQSPYDRFRRIFQSFFQGVEYAREDEAEDRRASQPVGEYGSSDQPGTAEASHDTNGPFRLGNNFTRMFMRGGLNNNNETLFNSGVASQRNGDGSVSTYHLGANDVFHANDANSPNVPLQAATDSRGTRTNSGLENRDQPRSNDDEGHGVENNNQEHLQDRDSTEQ
- the TML25 gene encoding palmitoyl-(protein) hydrolase (similar to Saccharomyces cerevisiae YLR118C; ancestral locus Anc_8.314), whose amino-acid sequence is MSQLIRYGSKVKPATHTLIFMHGLGDTGEGWGFLATQLREMPEFQSMDFVFPTAPITPITANGGVPMTGWFDLLEWDPEMKKFDVAGFQKTLLTLVPKYIQKELNNGIPASNIILGGFSQGAAIALGAAACLSKKIGGFISLSGFVSPAEKELWDKLPSNDLNKTTPIFHGHGESDPVVSLKKGQEARDFMVNRLGFQNYELHTYKGLEHSMSPNELTDLVQFIKRLFQL